One genomic region from bacterium encodes:
- the ftsZ gene encoding cell division protein FtsZ, translating into MLRPNVEEYAKIRVVGVGGGGSNAVDRMIESGLMGVEYLAVNTDNQVLDLSAADCKLQIGAELTRGLGTGGNPELGRKAAEESRQDIMIALDGADMVFITAGMGGGTGTGASAIVAEISKELGALTVAVVTKPFSVEGKKRTKLAEEGLARLKANVDTLIVIPNDRLLSLAEKELTLKEAFAFADTVLQQGVKGISEVIVVPGLINLDFADVRAVMADAGTAMMGIGESSGQNRATDAAQAAINSPLLETSIAGAGAVLLNVTGGPDLTLDEIHAAARIVQEAASGDGDETDLTLGAVIDDKMEGTVRITVLATGFEQREPAAEAPATKEAAASSPASAPAAAATAAPAQPETASEQTQPRRATPYQEEPTYDEDDIDIPAFLRRR; encoded by the coding sequence ATGCTCAGGCCCAATGTGGAGGAATACGCCAAGATCCGAGTGGTGGGTGTCGGCGGCGGTGGCTCGAATGCCGTGGACCGGATGATTGAGTCCGGACTCATGGGTGTGGAGTACCTGGCGGTCAACACCGACAACCAGGTGCTTGACCTGTCGGCGGCGGACTGCAAGCTGCAGATCGGCGCCGAGCTGACCCGCGGTCTGGGCACCGGCGGCAACCCCGAGCTGGGCCGCAAGGCCGCCGAGGAGAGCCGTCAGGACATCATGATCGCCCTCGACGGGGCCGACATGGTGTTCATCACCGCTGGGATGGGCGGCGGCACCGGCACGGGCGCCAGCGCCATTGTGGCGGAGATCTCCAAGGAGCTGGGCGCCCTCACGGTTGCCGTCGTCACCAAGCCCTTCTCCGTCGAAGGCAAGAAGCGCACCAAGCTGGCTGAAGAGGGCCTGGCGCGCCTGAAGGCCAACGTGGACACCCTCATCGTCATCCCGAATGATCGCCTGCTGTCCCTGGCCGAGAAGGAACTGACGCTCAAGGAGGCCTTCGCCTTCGCGGACACCGTGCTGCAGCAGGGCGTCAAGGGCATCAGCGAAGTCATCGTTGTGCCGGGTCTCATCAACCTCGACTTCGCTGACGTGCGCGCCGTGATGGCGGACGCCGGGACGGCCATGATGGGCATTGGCGAATCCTCCGGCCAGAACCGGGCCACCGACGCCGCGCAGGCCGCGATCAACAGCCCGCTGCTGGAGACCAGCATCGCCGGCGCCGGCGCCGTCCTGCTCAACGTCACGGGCGGTCCCGACCTGACGCTCGACGAGATCCATGCCGCCGCGCGCATCGTGCAGGAAGCCGCCAGCGGCGACGGCGATGAGACGGACCTGACCCTCGGCGCGGTGATTGACGACAAGATGGAGGGCACCGTGCGGATCACGGTGCTGGCGACCGGCTTCGAGCAGCGCGAGCCCGCCGCGGAAGCCCCGGCGACGAAGGAAGCGGCTGCCTCGAGTCCAGCCTCAGCGCCCGCGGCAGCGGCCACGGCCGCCCCCGCCCAGCCCGAGACCGCGTCCGAACAGACCCAGCCACGCCGCGCTACCCCGTACCAGGAAGAGCCGACCTACGACGAGGACGACATAGACATCCCGGCCTTCCTCCGGCGCCGCTAG
- a CDS encoding glycosyltransferase family 4 protein, whose product MSAKSKLRQARRIVFVDQAEDIGGAEQSLLELLPRLDRRRYQPLLLHTAGAHWADRVELADVPRLPVLTPSPLLVAKRDELKPGVIASYDHLIASRRPVAELRRAIVEQRADLVHTNALKSHLLGGFAATLARVPLVWHVRDILTEPPARKWLLQTARSFKPYIIAISEAVAEQFHPLRHLLHLRVIQNGIPLDKFWPGQPSGALQQELGLGPEDEVVLVVGRLTPWKGHEMLLQAMQLVREQRPRARLLVVGTTTFWEKSYEQDLRARAEALSLGDCVQWLGFRTDIADLLRLCNVFVLPSINEPFGRALVEAMAAAKPVVAMRSGGVPEVIRDGVCGLLIEPGQTRHLADAISRLLADRRFAHEMGQNGWRRANRYYDIRRVAREVQEVYEEILGR is encoded by the coding sequence ATGTCAGCCAAGAGCAAGCTGAGACAGGCGCGGCGCATTGTGTTCGTGGACCAGGCCGAGGACATCGGCGGGGCCGAGCAGAGTCTGCTCGAGCTGCTGCCGCGCCTGGACCGGCGCCGCTACCAGCCGCTCCTGCTGCACACCGCGGGCGCGCACTGGGCGGACCGCGTGGAGCTGGCCGATGTCCCCCGTCTCCCGGTCCTCACGCCCTCGCCGCTGCTGGTCGCCAAGCGCGATGAGCTGAAGCCCGGTGTCATCGCCTCATATGACCACCTGATCGCCTCGCGGCGGCCAGTAGCCGAACTGCGCCGCGCCATCGTCGAGCAGCGGGCGGACCTGGTGCACACCAACGCCCTCAAGAGCCACCTGCTGGGCGGCTTTGCCGCCACGCTGGCGCGCGTCCCGCTCGTGTGGCATGTGCGCGACATCCTGACCGAACCCCCGGCGCGCAAGTGGCTGCTGCAGACGGCGCGCTCCTTCAAGCCCTACATCATCGCCATCTCCGAGGCCGTCGCGGAGCAGTTCCACCCCTTGCGCCACCTGCTGCACCTGCGCGTCATTCAGAACGGCATTCCCCTGGACAAGTTCTGGCCGGGACAGCCGTCGGGCGCGCTGCAGCAGGAGTTGGGGCTCGGCCCTGAGGACGAGGTCGTTCTAGTGGTGGGGCGCCTCACGCCCTGGAAGGGGCACGAGATGCTGCTGCAGGCAATGCAACTCGTGCGCGAGCAGCGTCCCCGGGCCCGACTCCTGGTGGTGGGCACGACGACCTTCTGGGAGAAGAGTTACGAGCAGGACCTGCGCGCCAGGGCCGAAGCGCTGTCGCTGGGAGACTGCGTGCAGTGGCTCGGGTTCCGCACCGACATCGCTGACTTGCTGCGTCTCTGTAATGTCTTCGTGCTGCCCTCCATCAACGAGCCCTTCGGGCGCGCGCTCGTCGAGGCCATGGCGGCGGCCAAGCCTGTCGTCGCGATGCGCAGCGGGGGCGTGCCGGAAGTGATCCGCGACGGCGTCTGCGGCCTGCTGATCGAGCCCGGCCAGACCCGGCACCTCGCCGACGCCATCAGCCGCCTGCTGGCCGACCGGCGCTTCGCGCATGAGATGGGGCAGAACGGGTGGCGGCGGGCCAACCGCTACTACGACATTCGGCGCGTCGCGCGCGAGGTGCAGGAGGTCTACGAGGAGATCCTCGGGCGCTAG
- a CDS encoding glycosyltransferase family 4 protein yields the protein MSYLLFATDYPPQTGGIQRYHSNLALALQALGREVHVVATESSGWQEHDAAAQVPVTRIPGGLSKLRTTQRMRDQALALANGLSRPLRGIVATKWSPEGLGALQAARRLGVPWGVFGHDREFILHAANVIKWALQSYLLTRADLCFAISSYAADSFRRGFAPASHIRMVGCGIESELFQPDPTTAARLRERFGLQGRPVLLTVSRLVPRKGHLTVMQALRTVKQRFPDVAYLIVGEGEFRARLEQGIVANGLQGQVIMAGRAGDDELCGYYTLADAMVMPSYDIPGKPTEGFGLTYLEANCCGTPVIGSRTGGIPDAIEEGCSGLLVPPRDPRALAQAIERLLGDPQAARAMGRYGQERARTQFAWGQVARRVDAAFEELCQPRAS from the coding sequence ATGAGCTACCTTCTCTTCGCCACCGACTACCCGCCCCAGACCGGCGGCATCCAGCGTTACCACAGCAACCTCGCGCTGGCCCTGCAGGCCCTGGGGCGGGAGGTGCACGTGGTGGCCACGGAGTCGTCGGGCTGGCAGGAGCATGACGCCGCCGCACAGGTGCCGGTGACCCGCATTCCCGGGGGCCTGAGCAAGCTGCGGACGACGCAGCGCATGCGCGATCAGGCCCTCGCGCTTGCCAACGGCCTCAGCCGGCCCCTGAGGGGCATCGTCGCGACGAAGTGGTCGCCCGAAGGGTTGGGGGCCCTGCAGGCGGCGCGGCGGCTGGGCGTGCCGTGGGGCGTGTTCGGCCACGACCGCGAGTTCATCCTGCACGCCGCCAATGTCATCAAGTGGGCGCTGCAGAGCTACCTACTCACCCGCGCCGACCTCTGCTTCGCCATCAGCAGCTATGCCGCGGACAGCTTCCGCCGGGGCTTTGCCCCCGCGTCGCACATCCGTATGGTCGGCTGCGGCATCGAGAGTGAGCTATTCCAGCCGGACCCGACCACCGCGGCGCGGCTGCGGGAGCGCTTCGGCCTGCAGGGACGGCCCGTGCTGCTGACCGTCTCCCGCCTGGTCCCCCGCAAGGGACACCTGACGGTCATGCAGGCCCTGCGGACGGTGAAGCAGCGGTTCCCGGACGTCGCCTATCTGATCGTCGGCGAGGGCGAGTTCCGCGCCCGGCTGGAGCAGGGCATCGTCGCGAACGGCTTGCAGGGCCAGGTCATCATGGCCGGCCGTGCCGGTGACGACGAGCTGTGCGGCTACTACACGCTCGCCGACGCCATGGTCATGCCCAGCTATGACATCCCCGGCAAGCCGACCGAAGGCTTTGGGCTGACGTATCTGGAAGCGAACTGCTGCGGGACGCCCGTGATCGGCAGCCGCACCGGCGGCATCCCCGACGCCATCGAGGAGGGGTGCAGCGGGCTGCTGGTACCCCCGCGCGATCCGAGGGCCCTCGCGCAGGCGATTGAGCGCCTGCTGGGCGACCCTCAGGCGGCGCGCGCCATGGGTCGCTACGGTCAGGAGCGCGCCCGCACGCAATTCGCATGGGGGCAAGTGGCGCGGCGCGTGGACGCCGCGTTCGAGGAGCTATGTCAGCCAAGAGCAAGCTGA
- the holA gene encoding DNA polymerase III subunit delta — MPDPARPLIVLHSASYVLKRRELQRLVGELLRPEDLEYSLEQYWAGEDKLEVIAAAIPSASLLADERVVVVHELQAVGAKDQKLLTRPLENTPPGTTVIITTAPKSDRDKKKPPLAAELLKLAQKVGEVRQLAEPGDRQIAGWVAQEVAGYDKQIDRAAVETLVNTTGSDVDRLANEIAKLAVYVGAAPLITIADVQAASSAGDDRGVFDLVDAIGRRDAPTAIDIVRTLMPAGTKRGAAIGILGMIARQVRLLWQAVYALKFCRSLDSLPDEIKAAFPEDTSLATAHSFVQGKLAAQARNFTEPQLARAMVRLYETDLVLKGMSDQKADERTVLECLVVSLCQK; from the coding sequence GTGCCAGACCCCGCTCGACCACTCATCGTCCTCCACAGTGCCTCGTATGTCCTCAAGCGCCGCGAGCTACAGCGCCTGGTTGGCGAGTTACTGCGGCCGGAAGACCTGGAGTATTCGCTCGAGCAGTACTGGGCGGGCGAGGACAAGCTGGAGGTCATCGCCGCCGCCATCCCGTCGGCCTCGCTGCTGGCGGATGAGCGGGTGGTTGTCGTGCACGAGCTGCAGGCGGTGGGCGCGAAGGACCAGAAGCTGCTGACGCGCCCGCTGGAGAACACGCCGCCGGGCACGACGGTCATCATCACCACCGCCCCCAAGAGCGATCGGGACAAGAAGAAACCCCCGCTGGCCGCGGAGCTGCTGAAACTGGCGCAGAAGGTGGGGGAGGTGCGCCAGCTCGCCGAGCCAGGCGACCGGCAGATCGCCGGCTGGGTGGCCCAGGAAGTCGCCGGCTACGACAAGCAGATCGACCGGGCGGCGGTCGAGACGCTGGTGAACACGACCGGCAGCGATGTGGATCGTCTGGCCAATGAGATCGCCAAGCTGGCGGTCTACGTGGGGGCGGCGCCGCTCATCACCATCGCCGATGTCCAGGCGGCCTCGTCCGCCGGTGATGATCGCGGCGTGTTCGACCTCGTGGACGCCATCGGCCGCCGCGATGCGCCGACGGCCATTGACATCGTCCGTACGCTCATGCCCGCCGGGACCAAGCGCGGGGCCGCCATCGGGATTCTGGGGATGATCGCCCGCCAGGTTCGCCTGCTGTGGCAGGCCGTCTACGCGCTCAAGTTCTGCCGCTCCCTGGACAGCCTCCCCGACGAGATCAAGGCCGCCTTCCCTGAGGACACCTCGCTGGCCACGGCCCATTCCTTCGTGCAGGGGAAGCTGGCCGCCCAGGCGCGGAACTTCACCGAGCCCCAACTGGCGCGGGCGATGGTGCGGCTGTATGAGACCGACCTGGTGCTCAAGGGCATGTCCGATCAGAAGGCGGATGAGCGCACGGTGTTGGAGTGTCTGGTGGTATCGTTATGTCAAAAGTGA
- a CDS encoding sugar phosphate isomerase/epimerase, which translates to MPDVLMHINYFEAGYSLSTLFDEAKFYGYDGVELRGTREGLTPAKYVAQVKKEMARTGLCVVMACPCNLNNPKADERAAAVEQSTDLLKKAAAIGVKLFNTMAGSLTVAGIPYTEFDKHGSGAATWEQWAWAVEGFQQLGAVAEELGVRMAFETHNGYIHDLAKPTAEFLRRIGSPAIGANLDMGNIVLNKNGEPLRDALSILGDKVYYNHLKNIFKPSTGGYIVCGLSDGVIDNRVWAQTLKDTGNRSPICLEAPRQGDRDFFAKADIEYFRWVLEGIGWA; encoded by the coding sequence ATGCCTGACGTGCTCATGCACATCAACTACTTCGAGGCTGGCTACTCACTTAGCACGCTGTTCGACGAGGCCAAGTTCTACGGCTACGACGGCGTGGAGCTGCGCGGCACGCGCGAGGGCTTGACGCCGGCCAAGTACGTCGCCCAGGTCAAGAAGGAGATGGCCCGCACCGGCCTCTGCGTCGTCATGGCCTGCCCCTGCAACCTCAACAACCCCAAGGCTGACGAGCGTGCCGCCGCCGTGGAGCAGTCCACCGACCTGCTCAAGAAGGCCGCGGCCATCGGCGTGAAGCTGTTCAACACCATGGCCGGCTCACTGACCGTCGCCGGCATTCCCTACACCGAGTTTGACAAGCACGGCTCGGGGGCCGCGACGTGGGAGCAGTGGGCCTGGGCGGTGGAGGGCTTCCAGCAGTTGGGCGCCGTCGCCGAGGAACTCGGCGTCCGCATGGCCTTCGAGACCCATAACGGCTACATCCACGACCTCGCCAAGCCCACTGCCGAGTTCCTGCGGCGCATCGGCTCGCCCGCGATCGGCGCGAACCTGGATATGGGCAACATCGTGCTCAACAAGAACGGCGAGCCGCTGCGTGACGCGCTCAGCATCCTGGGCGACAAGGTCTACTACAACCACCTTAAGAACATCTTCAAGCCCTCGACGGGCGGCTACATCGTCTGCGGGTTGTCCGACGGTGTGATTGACAACCGCGTGTGGGCCCAGACGCTCAAGGACACGGGGAATCGCAGCCCGATCTGTCTCGAGGCCCCACGCCAGGGCGACCGCGACTTCTTCGCCAAGGCCGACATCGAGTACTTCCGGTGGGTCCTCGAGGGCATCGGCTGGGCCTAG
- a CDS encoding YvcK family protein translates to MSSFRRALRWLQPGLGVKRWVLLLILGLVLVGLGALLSFNLLLGELIASIGSTDQAARVGLLVLLVGLIVVAVSFVAVVRNIARALLPDETQLVDRMWQQRRLGSGLKIVALGGGTGLSSLLRGLKAFTTNLTAIVVVSDDGGSSGRLRKEMPSLTLAPGDIRNCLAALADEEPLMTQMLQYRFDERAPELGGHSLGNLLIAALEHITGDFEAAILETSRVLAIRGKVLPPTLDSVRLCARLQDGQQLRGESSISQSPCAIDYVYLDPPDPEPLPEVLEAIAAADLIVIGPGSLYTSLVPNLLVPRLAQTIAASSAARVYVCNIMTQPGETDHMTAVDHAQALRRHVDVPIFEYVVLNEQRPRREVMERYAASGAEFIVPDVRQIAKLGYIPITASLLQEDGFVRHDPQRLARLLVDLAQ, encoded by the coding sequence ATGAGCAGCTTCCGTCGCGCCCTTCGCTGGCTGCAGCCCGGTCTCGGCGTCAAACGCTGGGTCCTGCTGCTCATCCTCGGCCTGGTGTTGGTGGGCCTGGGGGCCCTGCTGAGCTTCAACCTGCTGCTTGGCGAGCTGATCGCCAGCATCGGCAGCACCGATCAGGCGGCGCGGGTCGGGCTGCTGGTGCTGCTGGTCGGGCTCATCGTCGTCGCGGTGTCGTTCGTGGCCGTAGTGCGCAACATCGCCCGGGCGCTTTTGCCTGACGAGACGCAACTGGTGGACCGCATGTGGCAGCAGCGGCGCCTGGGCAGCGGCCTGAAGATCGTGGCCCTGGGTGGTGGGACCGGCCTGTCGTCCCTCCTGCGCGGCCTCAAGGCCTTCACAACCAACCTCACGGCGATCGTCGTGGTCTCCGACGACGGTGGCAGTTCCGGCCGCCTGCGCAAGGAGATGCCTTCGCTCACGCTGGCTCCCGGCGACATCCGCAACTGCCTGGCCGCCCTGGCCGATGAAGAGCCCCTGATGACGCAGATGCTCCAGTACCGCTTCGATGAGCGGGCCCCGGAGCTGGGCGGGCACAGCCTGGGCAACCTGCTCATCGCCGCCCTGGAGCACATCACCGGCGATTTTGAGGCGGCCATTCTCGAGACCAGCCGCGTCCTGGCCATTCGCGGCAAGGTGCTCCCCCCCACCCTCGACAGCGTGCGGCTGTGCGCGCGCCTGCAGGACGGGCAGCAGCTCCGGGGTGAGAGCAGCATCAGCCAGTCGCCCTGCGCCATTGACTATGTGTACCTGGATCCGCCGGATCCGGAGCCGCTGCCCGAGGTGCTGGAGGCCATCGCGGCCGCCGACCTGATCGTCATTGGCCCCGGCAGCCTGTACACCAGTCTGGTGCCGAACCTGCTTGTGCCCCGGCTGGCGCAGACCATTGCTGCTTCCAGCGCCGCCCGGGTCTATGTGTGCAACATCATGACCCAGCCCGGCGAGACCGACCACATGACCGCTGTGGACCACGCCCAGGCTCTGCGGCGGCATGTGGACGTCCCCATCTTCGAGTATGTGGTGCTCAACGAACAGCGGCCGCGCCGGGAAGTGATGGAGCGCTACGCGGCGTCAGGCGCCGAGTTCATCGTGCCGGATGTGCGGCAGATCGCCAAACTCGGGTACATCCCGATCACGGCTTCGCTGCTCCAGGAGGACGGGTTCGTCCGCCACGATCCGCAGCGACTGGCGCGGCTGCTCGTAGACCTGGCGCAGTAG
- a CDS encoding APC family permease: MPHSLRRLLLGTPLATSRMMHERIGPAVGLSVFSADALSSVAYGTEEVLLALVVAGSAGLQLSIYPAIGIAILITIVAFSYRQTILHYPDGGGAYIVAKDNLGTRAGLVAGAALLVDYVLTVAVSVTSGVAAVVSAAPGLAEHRVAIALVMITFVALVNLRGTRESGAFFAVPTYLFILSMLGLIAAGLIRNLHGPIPEGARSDWLMEWGQREELHALTFFLILRAFASGCAALTGIEAVANGVRAFREPAAHNAIRVMTALAALLFTMFIGISWLAHAYHIVPDPTLKETVVSQIAALVFGRGLVYYVIQAATAMILFLAVNTSFADFPRLSSLLARDGFMPRQFAHLGDRLVFSNGIIILALAASVLVLLFQGLTHYLIPLYAVGVFLAFTLSQTGMVVRWWRKREPGWQAGMVINGIGAVTTCVVLCVILMVKFTHGAWMVAVLLPLLVLEFRAIKQHYAGVGRLLKLDKIEKVPVRPTTVIIPVAGLHKGVIRALRFAAGLHTPARAVHIATNPEEAEKLKQQWGQLDLDIPLEIVDSPYRSLSGPLLDYVDALLAADPQSFVAVIIPEFVPQHWRHAFLHNQSAILLSFALRSRPNAVLITVRHALAEDTPPAAPSAGPAPAEGEPNDGRP, translated from the coding sequence ATGCCGCATTCACTGCGCCGCCTGCTGCTGGGCACACCCCTGGCGACTAGTCGGATGATGCACGAACGGATCGGTCCTGCCGTGGGGCTCTCGGTCTTCTCAGCCGATGCTCTCTCTTCGGTCGCCTATGGCACTGAAGAGGTGCTATTGGCGCTGGTCGTGGCCGGTAGCGCGGGGCTGCAGCTCTCGATCTACCCGGCCATCGGGATCGCGATCCTCATCACCATCGTCGCCTTCTCCTATCGCCAGACCATCCTGCACTACCCGGACGGCGGCGGAGCGTACATTGTGGCGAAGGACAACCTGGGCACCCGTGCCGGCCTCGTAGCCGGGGCGGCGCTGCTGGTGGACTATGTCCTGACCGTCGCGGTGAGCGTCACGTCGGGGGTGGCCGCCGTTGTGTCCGCGGCGCCCGGTCTGGCCGAACACCGGGTCGCCATCGCGCTGGTGATGATCACCTTCGTGGCCCTGGTCAATCTCCGAGGAACACGCGAGTCGGGCGCATTCTTCGCCGTGCCGACGTACCTGTTCATCCTGTCCATGCTGGGCCTGATCGCCGCCGGACTGATCCGCAATCTTCACGGCCCGATCCCGGAGGGGGCGCGTTCGGACTGGCTGATGGAGTGGGGCCAGCGCGAGGAACTCCACGCCTTGACCTTCTTCCTCATCCTGCGGGCGTTTGCGTCGGGCTGCGCCGCTCTCACCGGCATCGAGGCCGTCGCTAACGGCGTGCGGGCCTTCCGGGAACCCGCGGCGCATAACGCCATCAGGGTCATGACGGCGTTGGCCGCGCTGCTGTTCACGATGTTCATCGGCATCAGTTGGCTGGCACATGCTTACCATATCGTGCCCGACCCGACCCTCAAGGAGACGGTGGTGTCGCAGATCGCGGCCCTGGTCTTTGGCCGGGGGCTGGTCTACTACGTCATCCAGGCCGCCACCGCCATGATCCTGTTCCTGGCGGTCAACACCAGCTTCGCCGACTTCCCCCGGCTCAGCTCCCTGCTCGCCCGCGACGGCTTCATGCCGCGCCAGTTTGCTCACCTGGGCGACCGCCTGGTCTTCAGCAATGGCATCATCATCCTGGCACTGGCCGCCAGCGTGCTGGTACTGCTCTTCCAGGGCCTGACCCACTACCTCATCCCTCTGTATGCGGTCGGCGTGTTCCTCGCGTTCACCCTGTCGCAGACCGGCATGGTGGTCCGCTGGTGGCGGAAGCGCGAGCCCGGCTGGCAGGCGGGCATGGTCATCAACGGCATCGGCGCCGTCACGACCTGTGTCGTCTTGTGTGTCATTCTGATGGTGAAGTTCACCCATGGCGCGTGGATGGTGGCAGTGCTGCTGCCGCTGCTGGTGCTGGAGTTCCGGGCCATCAAGCAGCACTACGCCGGGGTGGGGCGCCTGCTGAAGCTGGACAAGATCGAGAAGGTGCCCGTGCGGCCCACAACGGTCATCATCCCCGTGGCCGGCCTGCACAAGGGCGTCATCCGGGCCCTGCGGTTTGCGGCCGGGCTGCACACCCCTGCCCGGGCCGTGCATATCGCCACCAACCCCGAAGAGGCCGAGAAGCTCAAGCAGCAGTGGGGGCAGCTTGATCTCGACATCCCGCTGGAGATCGTGGATTCGCCATACCGGTCCCTGAGCGGGCCGCTGCTGGACTATGTGGATGCCCTCCTGGCGGCCGACCCGCAGTCGTTCGTGGCTGTCATCATCCCGGAGTTCGTCCCGCAGCACTGGCGCCACGCTTTCCTGCACAACCAATCCGCCATCCTTCTCTCCTTCGCCCTGCGCTCGCGTCCCAACGCGGTTCTCATTACAGTACGCCACGCGCTCGCCGAGGACACGCCGCCTGCCGCGCCGTCGGCAGGACCCGCGCCGGCTGAGGGCGAACCTAACGATGGTCGTCCATGA
- a CDS encoding APC family permease → MPYSLRRLLIGSPLATSRMTHERIGPVVGLSVFSADALSSVAYGTEEVLLALALAGVAGLQVSIYPAIAIAILICIVAFSYRQTILAYPDGGGAYIVARENLGVMPGLIAGAALLVDYILTVAVSVTSGVAAVISACPALLEYRVLLAVVVIAFVALVNLRGTRESGFFFAVPTYVFIFSILALIAVGLVRTAYPPVPEVMNPAWLPAVPAPLTLFLVLRAFASGCAALTGIEAVANGVQAFRTPSAQNAVKVMVALAALLFVMFIGISWLAHVYHVTPDPHARETVVSQIAEAVFGRGPIYMVVQFSTAVILFLAANTSFAGFPRLLSLLARDGYVPRQLAHLGDRLVYSNGIVLLGSAAIALVIIFGGLTHALIPLYAVGVFLAFTLSQTGMVVRWLRLKGQHWQLNLIVNSVGALTTCLVLSIILAVKFMAGAWMVALFLPVMVFQFISTHRHYAGVAELLRLDVIEKLPVRPTRVIVPVAGLHKGVLRALRFAVGLNCPVQAVHVATLADEAEKLKKQWEKLQVDIPLVILESPYRSLAAPLLDYVDAALAADPEAFVAVVIPEFVPQHWRHAVLHNQSAVLLQFALRSRPNAVLISIRYLLSEAARAKQESNRPEAASGAPVQAPDTAPAPAAAPPPGSTGVAAAGPSEDDPPPSATD, encoded by the coding sequence ATGCCGTATTCGTTGCGCCGCTTGCTGATCGGATCACCGCTGGCCACCAGCCGCATGACGCATGAGCGCATCGGCCCCGTGGTCGGGCTTTCCGTGTTCTCCGCTGACGCGCTGTCCTCCGTCGCCTACGGGACCGAGGAGGTGCTCCTGGCCCTGGCGCTGGCGGGCGTCGCCGGGCTGCAGGTGTCCATCTACCCCGCCATCGCCATCGCCATTCTCATCTGCATCGTGGCTTTCTCGTACCGCCAGACGATCCTGGCCTACCCCGATGGCGGCGGCGCATACATCGTGGCTCGCGAGAACCTCGGGGTGATGCCCGGTCTCATCGCCGGTGCTGCACTGCTGGTGGACTACATCCTCACCGTGGCTGTGAGCGTCACTTCGGGGGTCGCGGCCGTCATCTCGGCCTGTCCGGCTCTACTCGAGTACCGTGTGCTGCTCGCGGTAGTCGTCATTGCGTTCGTCGCCCTGGTCAACCTGCGCGGCACCCGCGAGTCGGGGTTCTTCTTCGCCGTGCCGACGTACGTGTTCATCTTCTCAATTCTCGCACTCATCGCCGTCGGGCTCGTGCGTACTGCCTACCCACCGGTGCCGGAGGTCATGAACCCGGCGTGGCTGCCCGCGGTGCCGGCGCCGCTGACGCTCTTTCTAGTGCTCCGGGCGTTCGCCTCCGGCTGCGCGGCCCTGACCGGCATCGAGGCGGTCGCCAACGGCGTGCAGGCTTTCCGCACGCCCTCCGCCCAGAACGCCGTCAAGGTCATGGTGGCCCTGGCGGCGCTCCTATTCGTGATGTTCATCGGCATCAGTTGGCTCGCACACGTGTATCATGTCACGCCCGATCCCCACGCCCGCGAGACGGTCGTGTCACAGATCGCCGAGGCGGTCTTCGGGCGCGGCCCGATCTACATGGTGGTCCAGTTCTCGACGGCCGTCATCCTGTTCCTGGCGGCCAACACCAGCTTCGCCGGCTTCCCGAGGCTGCTGTCGCTGCTGGCCCGCGATGGCTACGTGCCGCGCCAACTGGCTCACCTCGGCGACCGCCTGGTCTACAGTAACGGCATCGTCCTGCTGGGAAGCGCGGCCATCGCGCTGGTCATCATTTTCGGCGGGCTGACCCACGCGCTCATTCCGCTGTACGCAGTGGGCGTCTTCCTGGCCTTTACCCTCTCGCAGACGGGCATGGTGGTCCGCTGGCTGCGCCTGAAGGGACAGCATTGGCAACTGAACCTGATCGTCAACAGCGTGGGGGCCCTGACCACCTGCCTGGTTCTCTCGATCATTCTGGCTGTCAAGTTCATGGCCGGGGCGTGGATGGTGGCCCTGTTCCTCCCTGTGATGGTCTTCCAGTTCATCTCCACCCACCGGCACTACGCCGGCGTGGCCGAGCTGCTGCGCCTGGACGTCATCGAGAAGCTGCCGGTGCGCCCCACCCGCGTGATCGTCCCGGTGGCGGGCCTGCACAAGGGCGTGCTGCGGGCCCTGCGCTTCGCTGTGGGCCTCAATTGCCCCGTGCAGGCGGTGCATGTGGCGACACTGGCGGATGAGGCGGAGAAGCTGAAGAAACAGTGGGAGAAGCTGCAGGTAGACATCCCCCTTGTCATCCTGGAGTCGCCCTACCGCTCGCTGGCCGCGCCGCTGCTGGACTACGTGGACGCGGCCCTCGCAGCCGACCCGGAAGCCTTCGTGGCGGTCGTCATCCCCGAGTTCGTCCCCCAGCACTGGCGCCACGCGGTGCTGCACAACCAGTCGGCCGTGCTGTTGCAGTTCGCCCTGCGCTCGCGGCCCAACGCGGTCCTCATCTCCATCCGCTACCTGCTCAGTGAGGCTGCGCGCGCCAAGCAGGAGTCCAACCGCCCCGAGGCCGCCTCAGGGGCGCCGGTCCAGGCGCCTGATACTGCCCCCGCCCCGGCCGCTGCGCCCCCGCCAGGCAGCACAGGGGTCGCGGCGGCGGGACCTTCGGAGGACGATCCGCCGCCCTCCGCCACCGACTAG